The segment GCCGCTATATTACCACCAAAACCAGTAGTATCGGTGTCATTAGAACCCAATACTACCCTGGCTGATTGACATTCTCTCCAATCTATTTACACTGATGTAGATAGAGATAAATTGGCTAAAACTATTGTGGGGCTGGCATCTTGCCTGCCCCAATTGATTATGAGGATTCTTGTAATTTTTCAACTTTACATCAGCAATTTGATCACTTGAACGATCCAGTCAAGTATTAGGCATAGTAGAAAAGGAAAACAAGAAACTATACAAATGCCACCACTTCCCACATCTCTGACCAAGGCGGATTTCGTCAATTCCTCCTGGCAATATATAGTGAGTATTAGCCAACCAAAGGACTGTTTTACGTACTGGAGTGCCTTTTGGAAAAAATCGCAGGAGGCTCAAGAAGCAGGGAATTTCAGGGAGCAAGCTGTTTTTGGAATTCTGGCAGCCGTAACTGCTCCTGCAATTAAGCCAGAGTCAACCGAAGAGTCTTTTGCTGATATTTTCAAGAATCTTACAGGTGAACAGCTAGACTTTCTGGCTGAAATTGCACCCGAAATATCAGATCCTGAACTTCAAGCACGAGTAGCAGATATTCTCTGGGTTAGGCGGCGTGATTATCGGATGGCTCAGCTAGCAATTTCTGCTTATCTACAATCAGCAACCACTTTAGAAAGCCCCGAACATTGGACTCACTGTGTTGACAGAATGGAACGGGCACTACGATTAGCACGGAAAATCAGACACAAGGACGAGGTTGTTTTCTCACACATAGAAGCAGTTCTTGATCGTTACAACGGGGAAGACCCTCTATGGTTATCTGCAAAGTTAATGGAGTTATTGCAAGAGTATCGATTTGGAGATCCAGCCAAATACGCAGCCCTTTCTGAAAAAGCAGCAACTTTAGCAGAATCAAGCTCTGATTGGCGTAGAGCAAGAACACTCTGGAGTACTAAAGCTGTATGGCATCGCATGGAGAAAGACTTCAGCAAGGAGTTTGCTGCTTCGATGTCTGCCGCAGAAACTTATGTA is part of the Merismopedia glauca CCAP 1448/3 genome and harbors:
- a CDS encoding DUF7380 domain-containing protein, which gives rise to MPPLPTSLTKADFVNSSWQYIVSISQPKDCFTYWSAFWKKSQEAQEAGNFREQAVFGILAAVTAPAIKPESTEESFADIFKNLTGEQLDFLAEIAPEISDPELQARVADILWVRRRDYRMAQLAISAYLQSATTLESPEHWTHCVDRMERALRLARKIRHKDEVVFSHIEAVLDRYNGEDPLWLSAKLMELLQEYRFGDPAKYAALSEKAATLAESSSDWRRARTLWSTKAVWHRMEKDFSKEFAASMSAAETYVKEAESALKRTPPSYTVASHFLQDAVEAFRSIRGSKEETVDAKARAEEVHRLLLQYQEETRNEMITSSHKMDISELVEEARNHVSILAKITS